The following are encoded in a window of Flavobacterium psychrotrophum genomic DNA:
- a CDS encoding glycosyltransferase family 4 protein has protein sequence MDKKEILYVFGGEKSSGAEYVIENLIRHNTSVNSHLVMSPGRFYDKLSAETLPYKLAANDNLKKLNTQNSGKIKTLLLFIKSVMAINSYVYKYIKKNNITIVHTNTIVPTTYLLPVAIYSKLFWKKVKFIWSDHDITYVHGILGRLLSFIYKIYDRTIVVSNAVAKKYHDKTKLNILYNGLDPNKIIVNELSRSTFREKHNIPNNVLAFSIIGQIVDRKGVNGLIDTFRQVYPPESGVWLIIAGMPIDADSPYYAAFLQKIEDVSNIKYIGFCDNIDQFYNGADIVINNSTHTGQEPLGTTIIEGLGYSRIVMATNVGGSSEMIENSVNGFLYEDSPEALKSTLVMVKDIIENRKDEFDLMRKHARSTFIKKFELSKMSANYNTIVQSL, from the coding sequence ATGGATAAAAAAGAGATATTATATGTTTTTGGTGGTGAAAAATCATCAGGGGCAGAATATGTTATAGAAAATCTTATAAGGCATAATACAAGTGTAAACAGCCATCTGGTTATGTCGCCAGGAAGGTTTTATGATAAATTGTCTGCCGAAACCTTACCATATAAACTGGCGGCTAATGACAATCTTAAAAAGCTGAATACTCAAAATTCTGGTAAAATAAAGACGCTTTTACTGTTTATAAAATCAGTAATGGCAATTAATAGTTATGTATATAAGTACATCAAAAAGAATAATATAACAATAGTCCACACAAATACTATCGTTCCTACAACATACCTGCTGCCTGTAGCAATATATAGCAAACTGTTTTGGAAAAAGGTGAAATTTATATGGAGCGATCATGATATTACTTATGTACATGGTATACTGGGAAGATTATTGTCTTTTATTTATAAAATTTATGACAGAACCATTGTAGTATCTAACGCAGTGGCAAAAAAATATCATGATAAAACTAAGCTTAATATATTATATAATGGTTTAGACCCTAATAAGATAATTGTTAATGAGTTATCGCGCAGTACATTCCGTGAAAAGCATAATATTCCTAATAATGTGTTGGCTTTTAGTATTATAGGACAAATAGTAGATCGCAAGGGGGTTAATGGCCTTATAGATACTTTTAGACAGGTATATCCGCCGGAATCTGGGGTTTGGCTTATTATTGCCGGTATGCCCATAGATGCTGATTCGCCTTATTATGCTGCCTTTCTTCAAAAAATTGAGGATGTATCAAATATAAAATATATTGGCTTTTGTGATAATATAGACCAGTTTTATAATGGTGCAGATATCGTTATAAACAATTCTACACATACAGGACAGGAACCACTGGGTACAACCATTATAGAAGGGCTTGGGTATAGTCGCATTGTTATGGCTACTAATGTAGGAGGTAGCAGCGAAATGATAGAGAACAGCGTAAACGGTTTTCTGTATGAAGATAGTCCTGAGGCGCTTAAGAGTACTCTTGTTATGGTAAAAGATATTATTGAAAACAGGAAAGACGAGTTTGATCTGATGAGAAAACATGCACGTTCTACTTTTATAAAGAAATTTGAACTAAGTAAAATGTCTGCTAACTACAATACAATTGTTCAATCATTATAA
- a CDS encoding glycosyltransferase family 4 protein, whose product MIIINARFLTQPITGVQRYAIEICKRIRLEYSNDELIFVAPHNLLDNELAKELNVIVVGKRSGHIWEQIELPLYLKKLKKNNDGPLLLNLCNTAPLLYNNKIVTIHDVAFEVFPETYSKNFLRVYKFMIPRIIKQSKHVITVSAFSKNEIVKYYNTAASKISVIYNAVSDLFYHSKDKGNVNQPYFTAVSSLNFRKNLPLVLDAFSLVYKKSPQVSLYIIGGFDSKSFSSLNLSKYENHPAIHFTGRITDEELVMYYSNALGFLYPSLYEGFGIPPLEAQKCGTPAILSNESCLPEIFKDSVLYCNAYQPEDMALKMQQLLDEPGLMDKLVAAGYKNNEDYSWDSSAEKVKSILDNFNE is encoded by the coding sequence ATGATAATAATTAATGCCAGGTTTTTAACACAGCCCATTACAGGTGTGCAGCGTTATGCCATTGAGATTTGTAAAAGAATCAGGTTAGAGTATTCTAATGATGAGCTTATCTTTGTTGCGCCCCATAACCTGCTTGATAATGAGTTAGCAAAAGAGCTTAATGTTATTGTTGTTGGTAAACGCAGTGGGCATATCTGGGAACAAATTGAATTGCCTCTTTATTTAAAAAAACTTAAGAAAAATAATGATGGCCCGTTGTTGTTAAATTTGTGTAATACAGCGCCTTTATTATACAATAATAAGATTGTTACCATACATGATGTTGCGTTTGAGGTGTTTCCTGAAACATATTCTAAAAATTTCCTGAGAGTATATAAATTTATGATACCCAGGATTATTAAACAATCTAAACATGTAATTACCGTAAGTGCTTTTTCAAAAAATGAAATTGTAAAATACTATAATACGGCAGCTTCAAAAATTTCGGTTATATACAATGCTGTAAGTGACCTTTTTTATCATAGTAAAGATAAAGGAAATGTAAATCAACCTTATTTTACAGCAGTATCATCATTAAATTTCAGGAAAAATCTTCCATTAGTGCTCGATGCGTTTTCTCTGGTTTATAAAAAATCACCTCAGGTTTCGCTATATATTATTGGAGGATTTGATTCTAAAAGTTTTTCATCACTTAACTTGTCGAAATACGAAAACCATCCTGCAATTCATTTTACAGGGCGTATTACAGACGAAGAGCTGGTAATGTATTATAGTAATGCTTTAGGGTTTCTTTATCCATCGCTTTATGAAGGTTTTGGTATTCCTCCACTAGAGGCACAAAAATGCGGTACACCTGCAATACTTTCTAACGAGAGCTGTCTTCCGGAAATTTTTAAAGACAGCGTTTTATATTGTAACGCATACCAACCTGAAGATATGGCCTTAAAAATGCAACAACTTTTAGATGAACCGGGATTAATGGATAAGTTAGTTGCTGCCGGATATAAAAATAACGAAGACTATTCTTGGGATAGTAGTGCAGAAAAAGTAAAAAGTATCTTAGATAATTTTAATGAGTAG
- a CDS encoding acyltransferase family protein codes for MKKHRLGYLDSARGLAAILVLIFHAILTFSKKDITLQTAADFFEIYFDLGKIAVIVFFIISGFVIPYSIRGEGMDAVKNFGISRFFRLYPVYWVSAILGFILFPGFSILELVLNFTMLQQFIGVKNIIGLYWTLQIELVFYFLIVFVFLMKKLSDKKFLFLISLAFLIIALCMAFVRYQMDIKLPLALPLALSIMFFGSYYRYVLLDEDPKAKTYSKIYLYCFFVLMPIINILGYNKDMGFNESWYKYTITYYTGMILFLAIGKFKITSGLLEYFGKISYSVYLFHPIAIFIIQHAFPQLNGFLLVLLVLLFTIGFSHLTYVLVEKPSIALGRKVKSYNEAKA; via the coding sequence ATGAAAAAGCATAGATTAGGTTATTTAGATTCGGCAAGAGGGTTGGCCGCCATATTGGTATTAATATTTCATGCCATACTTACTTTTAGTAAAAAAGATATCACATTACAAACTGCGGCAGATTTTTTTGAAATATACTTTGACTTGGGTAAAATTGCAGTAATTGTATTTTTTATTATTAGTGGCTTTGTTATTCCTTATAGCATAAGGGGTGAAGGAATGGATGCGGTTAAAAATTTTGGTATATCCCGTTTTTTTAGGCTTTATCCGGTATATTGGGTTTCTGCTATATTAGGTTTTATACTCTTTCCCGGCTTTTCTATTCTGGAACTGGTACTCAACTTTACAATGTTACAACAGTTTATAGGTGTTAAAAATATCATAGGCCTTTACTGGACATTACAAATAGAACTTGTATTTTATTTCCTCATAGTATTTGTGTTTTTAATGAAGAAGCTTTCAGATAAGAAATTCCTGTTCTTAATATCATTGGCTTTTTTAATTATTGCATTATGTATGGCATTTGTAAGATACCAAATGGATATAAAATTACCTTTGGCACTTCCGCTTGCATTGTCAATCATGTTTTTTGGCTCTTATTACAGGTATGTTCTTCTTGATGAAGACCCTAAAGCAAAAACATACTCTAAAATTTATTTGTATTGCTTTTTTGTTTTAATGCCTATAATAAATATTCTTGGTTATAATAAAGATATGGGCTTTAATGAAAGCTGGTATAAATACACAATTACTTATTATACCGGGATGATATTATTCCTGGCTATAGGTAAATTTAAAATTACAAGCGGACTATTAGAGTATTTTGGTAAAATAAGCTATTCTGTCTATTTGTTTCATCCCATTGCAATATTTATTATACAACACGCTTTTCCTCAACTTAACGGGTTTTTATTAGTACTACTTGTTTTGCTGTTTACAATAGGTTTCTCACATTTAACATATGTTTTGGTAGAAAAGCCATCCATTGCATTAGGCAGGAAAGTAAAATCGTATAATGAAGCAAAAGCTTAA
- a CDS encoding glycosyltransferase family 4 protein — protein sequence MKIALVQDWLTEMGGAEKVFQEIYSLYPNADVYTLVYNEEVLNTMGIPVNKVTASFIQNLPFGRKKYRNYLPLFSMAIESFDLSSYDLIISSSYAVAKGVLTHSDQTHICYCHSPVRYAWDLHHQYLKEAGLQKGLKAFIVKYFLHKLRIWDVASLNRVDHFISNSDYIGRRIKKVYNRQATTIYPPIGVEDFTSNADKGDFYLTCSRMVPYKKIDLIVESFSKMPDKKLIVIGTGPDYEKIKKLAGPNIILMGYQTFAVLKDHMQRAKAFVFAAEEDFGIVPLEAQAAGTPVIAYGKGGALETVIDGVTGVLFDKQNTDSIIKAVEKFETIENTFVRTNLEKNAARFNLDVFKQKFKSFVSDVTEKKQ from the coding sequence ATGAAAATAGCGTTAGTACAAGATTGGTTGACAGAAATGGGGGGAGCCGAAAAGGTTTTTCAGGAAATTTATAGTCTATATCCAAATGCCGATGTATATACACTGGTATATAACGAAGAGGTTTTAAACACAATGGGTATTCCTGTTAATAAGGTTACCGCCTCTTTTATTCAAAATCTTCCATTTGGCCGAAAAAAATACAGAAACTATCTACCGCTGTTTAGTATGGCTATAGAGAGTTTTGACCTTTCATCATACGATCTTATAATAAGTTCATCATATGCGGTAGCCAAAGGGGTTTTGACTCATTCAGACCAAACACATATTTGCTACTGCCATTCACCTGTGCGTTACGCATGGGATTTGCACCATCAATATCTTAAAGAAGCAGGGCTGCAAAAAGGACTCAAGGCATTTATTGTAAAGTACTTTTTGCATAAATTAAGAATTTGGGATGTGGCATCCTTAAACAGGGTAGATCATTTTATCAGTAATTCTGACTATATAGGCAGAAGAATAAAAAAAGTGTACAACAGGCAGGCTACTACTATCTATCCGCCCATTGGAGTAGAAGATTTTACATCAAATGCCGATAAGGGAGATTTTTACCTTACCTGTTCCAGGATGGTGCCTTACAAGAAAATAGATCTTATTGTAGAAAGTTTTTCTAAAATGCCGGATAAAAAGCTGATAGTAATAGGTACCGGTCCTGATTATGAAAAGATAAAAAAACTTGCAGGCCCTAATATAATTCTTATGGGGTATCAAACCTTTGCGGTGCTAAAAGATCATATGCAGCGTGCAAAAGCATTTGTGTTTGCTGCAGAAGAAGACTTTGGTATTGTGCCGCTTGAGGCGCAGGCAGCCGGCACGCCGGTTATTGCATATGGTAAAGGGGGAGCTTTGGAAACGGTAATAGATGGGGTAACGGGTGTGTTATTTGATAAGCAGAATACAGATTCAATAATAAAAGCTGTAGAAAAGTTTGAAACCATAGAAAATACATTTGTAAGAACTAATCTTGAAAAAAATGCTGCACGTTTTAATCTTGATGTGTTTAAGCAAAAATTTAAGTCATTTGTAAGTGATGTAACAGAGAAAAAACAATAA
- a CDS encoding GH39 family glycosyl hydrolase, with the protein MKGIVAYIFTVVVIIVLGVTYIFNKDNLFDDHNTIIVDCGRSPKQYESVTGFLHFSDTAAISSGILKLKPKTWRVGWAMDSFNDRGAPIDYLQKRGVTPILVLSDFYHYPADYKNSKTKKWIEPARNEAGFLKVVEQNYGEFGNNVIYDIWNEPNHQSFWNKSENEFFETFKIGHDKIRSMPKGKNAIISGPSIDKFDREYLERFLIYCQQNKIHLDVLSWHEFRRGRDFFKVEEDIKWVQENWIKGRFKSLGIKKIQLNEIIGPEDQYDPQVSLAYFKMLENNKVDTGCKACWKNSKGDSNCTNNSFDGLLDENGKPRAVWWAYKHYAESLQARLPSSSGTQNILSFAYLNKKNKGEINVLFTNYNSKEETISLNLQRLSKVKNFKKAKNVIAECYEIPATGETVLNQPVQLWRKNVSILNNSLKINVKENNNNSVYIVKIYNVE; encoded by the coding sequence ATGAAAGGTATCGTTGCCTACATATTTACCGTAGTTGTAATAATAGTATTGGGGGTAACTTATATCTTTAATAAAGATAATTTATTTGATGACCATAATACAATTATTGTAGATTGTGGCAGGAGCCCAAAACAATATGAATCTGTTACTGGTTTTTTACATTTTTCGGATACTGCTGCCATAAGCAGCGGAATTTTAAAATTAAAGCCTAAAACATGGAGGGTAGGTTGGGCTATGGACTCTTTTAATGATAGGGGGGCACCTATAGACTATTTACAAAAAAGAGGTGTTACACCTATTTTAGTATTAAGTGATTTTTATCATTATCCTGCAGACTACAAGAATAGTAAAACTAAAAAGTGGATAGAACCTGCACGTAACGAGGCTGGGTTTCTAAAAGTTGTAGAGCAAAACTATGGTGAATTTGGTAATAACGTTATTTATGATATATGGAATGAACCAAATCATCAAAGTTTTTGGAACAAATCTGAAAATGAATTCTTTGAAACATTTAAAATAGGGCATGATAAAATAAGATCTATGCCTAAGGGAAAGAATGCAATAATAAGCGGACCATCCATTGATAAATTTGATAGAGAATATTTAGAGCGTTTTTTAATATATTGTCAGCAAAATAAAATACATCTGGATGTTTTAAGCTGGCATGAATTTAGAAGGGGGAGAGACTTTTTTAAAGTTGAAGAAGACATTAAATGGGTTCAGGAAAATTGGATAAAAGGCCGATTTAAATCTTTAGGCATAAAAAAAATACAGCTAAACGAAATTATTGGCCCTGAAGATCAATATGACCCTCAGGTATCACTTGCATATTTCAAAATGCTCGAAAATAATAAAGTAGATACAGGGTGTAAAGCCTGTTGGAAAAATTCTAAAGGAGATTCTAATTGTACAAATAACTCTTTTGATGGGTTGCTGGATGAGAACGGAAAACCGCGTGCTGTGTGGTGGGCTTATAAACATTATGCTGAGAGCCTGCAGGCTAGGCTGCCATCATCATCAGGAACGCAAAATATTTTGTCATTTGCATATCTAAATAAAAAAAATAAAGGAGAAATTAATGTTCTATTTACAAACTATAATAGCAAGGAAGAAACAATTTCATTAAATTTGCAGCGCTTAAGTAAAGTGAAGAATTTTAAAAAGGCAAAAAATGTTATTGCCGAATGTTATGAAATTCCTGCCACTGGGGAAACTGTACTAAATCAACCGGTACAGTTGTGGAGAAAAAACGTAAGTATTTTAAATAATTCTCTAAAAATAAACGTCAAAGAAAATAACAATAACTCTGTTTATATTGTTAAAATTTACAATGTAGAGTAA
- a CDS encoding undecaprenyl-phosphate glucose phosphotransferase, with translation MQPDSFTEDFKSKFFLLIILLFVWFFSGTSNNLYGEHRIRPGFSLEIYKTLKGTFLLAITIVLVSYFSHSFLPVNFVFIYSVLLVLCFGTEKYIINRFVLFLRQQGYNLRHVIILGHGSSAQQFKNLVVENPHLGYDIIGYFDDQNTEEQLGPYLGKISDLEQYLPVNKVNEVIVAVPGITVSEIEQVTNVVDKAGMRIRIIPDFHFQFYNRYEFKQFGNIPTVSLRKEPLEETHNKFIKRTFDIVFSLLVLIFICSWLFPLIAIIIKSGSKGPVLFKQKRLGRDRKEFWCLKFRSMYVNHDSDRKMATKGDSRITPIGAFLRKTSLDEFPQFWNVLKGDMSIVGPRPHMTVQNAQYMEIINNYLVRQLIKPGITGWAQVNGYRGEIETDFDIKNRVSYDIWYLENWNFFLDIKIVYLTVWNIFKGEDKAY, from the coding sequence GTGCAGCCGGATAGTTTTACGGAAGATTTTAAATCAAAGTTTTTCTTACTTATAATTCTGTTATTTGTGTGGTTTTTTAGTGGCACATCTAATAACTTGTATGGTGAGCATCGCATAAGGCCTGGTTTTTCGCTCGAAATATATAAAACGCTTAAGGGCACGTTTTTGCTGGCCATAACAATAGTCTTGGTTTCTTATTTTTCGCACTCTTTTTTGCCGGTAAATTTTGTATTTATATACTCTGTATTACTTGTTCTTTGCTTTGGTACAGAAAAGTATATTATTAATCGGTTTGTGCTTTTTTTAAGACAGCAAGGTTATAACCTGCGACATGTTATTATATTAGGGCACGGATCTTCTGCTCAGCAATTTAAAAACCTGGTAGTAGAAAATCCTCACTTAGGATACGATATCATAGGATATTTTGATGATCAAAACACAGAAGAGCAGCTTGGCCCTTATCTGGGCAAAATATCAGATTTAGAACAATATCTTCCGGTAAACAAGGTAAATGAAGTAATTGTTGCCGTACCGGGTATTACTGTTTCAGAAATTGAACAGGTTACTAATGTTGTAGATAAAGCGGGTATGCGTATTAGGATAATACCAGACTTCCACTTTCAGTTTTATAACAGATATGAGTTTAAACAGTTTGGTAATATACCTACAGTTTCATTGCGTAAAGAACCGCTGGAAGAAACGCATAACAAGTTTATCAAACGCACATTTGATATTGTATTTAGTCTTTTAGTGCTTATATTTATCTGTAGCTGGTTGTTTCCATTAATAGCTATCATAATAAAATCAGGCTCTAAGGGGCCGGTACTTTTTAAGCAGAAAAGGCTTGGGCGTGATAGAAAAGAATTTTGGTGTCTAAAATTCAGGAGTATGTATGTAAATCATGATTCTGACAGGAAAATGGCTACTAAAGGAGATTCGCGTATTACACCTATCGGAGCATTTTTGCGCAAAACCAGCCTTGATGAGTTCCCTCAGTTCTGGAACGTACTAAAAGGTGATATGTCTATAGTAGGGCCAAGGCCACACATGACGGTTCAAAATGCCCAGTACATGGAAATTATAAACAACTATCTTGTACGACAGCTTATTAAGCCGGGTATTACCGGATGGGCACAAGTAAATGGTTACAGGGGAGAAATAGAAACAGATTTTGATATTAAAAACAGGGTGTCTTATGATATCTGGTATCTTGAAAACTGGAATTTCTTTCTTGATATTAAAATAGTATACCTTACTGTCTGGAACATTTTTAAAGGAGAAGACAAGGCATATTAA
- a CDS encoding sugar transferase, with protein sequence MVKRLFDVFLSLAGLLAIWWLIFLFYVLVTLSDGQNGMFTQLRVGRYGKKFTIYKLRSMKDSAAGKVVTPVGRFMRRYKIDELPQLFNILIGTMSFVGPRPDVPGYYDTLRGDDRKLLLMRPGLTGPASLKYSNEEALLADTKDPVYLNDYVIFPDKVKINRKYQDKSNLWTDIKLIFYTIFRGKNLSRFWAD encoded by the coding sequence ATGGTTAAACGGCTCTTTGATGTGTTTTTATCTTTGGCGGGATTATTAGCTATATGGTGGCTTATTTTTTTATTCTATGTCTTGGTAACGCTTAGTGACGGGCAAAACGGAATGTTTACACAGCTGCGCGTAGGCCGGTATGGCAAAAAGTTTACCATTTACAAGTTACGGTCTATGAAAGATAGTGCTGCCGGTAAGGTTGTAACACCTGTAGGGCGTTTTATGCGTCGCTATAAAATTGATGAACTTCCGCAACTTTTTAATATACTTATAGGTACTATGAGTTTTGTAGGGCCAAGGCCAGACGTGCCGGGTTATTATGATACTTTGCGTGGAGACGACCGTAAGTTGCTTTTAATGAGGCCGGGACTTACAGGCCCGGCGAGCCTTAAGTATTCTAATGAAGAGGCGCTGCTGGCAGATACAAAAGATCCGGTATATTTAAATGATTATGTTATATTTCCTGATAAAGTTAAGATAAATCGTAAGTATCAGGATAAAAGTAATTTGTGGACTGATATAAAATTGATTTTTTATACCATATTTCGGGGTAAAAATCTTTCGCGTTTTTGGGCTGATTAA